In Scatophagus argus isolate fScaArg1 chromosome 7, fScaArg1.pri, whole genome shotgun sequence, a genomic segment contains:
- the cep41 gene encoding centrosomal protein of 41 kDa, whose protein sequence is MSLNRSIGNVEYMKKRIPKNVKYQHVKTRLDTGCSLTKYMEKLEEIKKNYRYRKDEIFKRLKVTTFAQLILQVTSVSDLNESDDGGSHGPEDGLSVVSDADLECLSERTNGSTQASLPSHHQDSGDNRELCYSARSTLLSVISGVGELNLDRNNEKMNNESVVSTEPADRPYPDCPYLLLDVRDQDQYDCCHIISANSFPIARLSRTMNPYTKEVLEYKNAAGKIIIVYDEDERIASQAATIMCERGFENLFMLSGGLKVIAQKFPEGMTTGCIPTSCLSSPSSSTGKKSSAPPQPSQAAEKRWRFTSDELTKLQEQLEEIFTPSNSNSRMSSRMSTSSSQSKASSARSRQSSSTAGRDSARVQSSRPWK, encoded by the exons ATGTCGCTCAATCGGAGCATCGGCAATGTGGAG TACATGAAAAAAAGGATACCGAAAAACGTCAAGTACCAACATGTCAAAACGAGGCTGGATACAG GATGCAGCCTGACAAAGTACATGGAAAAGCTGGAGGAGATTAAAAAAA attacaGATATCGAAAAGACGAAATCTTCAAGCGACTAAAAGTGACAACATTTGCGCAGTTG ATACTTCAGGTGACCTCCGTGTCAGACCTGAATGAAAGTGATGACGGAGGATCACACGGCCCAGAAG ACGGTCTGTCCGTGGTGTCTGATGCGGACTTAGAGTGTCTCTCTGAGCGCACCAACGGCTCCACGCAGGCGTCACTTCCTTCACATCATCAGGATTCAGGAGACAACAGGGAGCTCTGCTACTCTGCCAGGTCAACACTGCTGAG TGTTATTAGTGGTGTGGGGGAGTTGAACCTCGACAGGAACAATGAGAAGATGAATAATGAGTCAGTGGTCAGCACTGAGCCAGCTGACAGGCCTTACCCCGACTGCCCCTACCTGCTGCTGGACGTACGGGACCAGGACCAGTACGACTGCTGCCACATCATCAGCG CAAACAGTTTCCCCATCGCCAGACTGTCGCGAACAATGAACCCCTACACCAAAGAAGTGCTGGAATAC AAAAATGCAGCAGGGAAGATCATCATCGTGTACGATGAAGATGAGAGAATCGCCAGCCAGGCAGCCACCATCATGTGTGAACGAGGGTTTGAGAATCTCTTCATGCTGTCTGGAG GTCTCAAGGTCATCGCTCAGAAATTTCCGGAAGGGATGACGACGGGCTGCATCCCGACCTCGTGCCTGTCCTCTCCCTCGTCATCGACGGGGAAGAAGAGCTCTGCGCCGCCGCAGCCGTCACAGGCGGCTGAGAAGAGGTGGAGGTTTACATCAGACGAGCTCACCAAGCtccaggagcagctggaggagatcTTCACCCCCAGTAACTCCAACA GCCGCATGTCCAGCCGCATGTCGACCAGCAGCTCGCAGTCCAAAGCGTCCAGCGCTCGGAGCCGACAGAGTTCCTCCACAGCTGGGAGGGACAGCGCCAGGGTTCAGAGCAGTAGACCCTGGAAATAA